In a genomic window of Scyliorhinus torazame isolate Kashiwa2021f chromosome 5, sScyTor2.1, whole genome shotgun sequence:
- the LOC140418233 gene encoding uncharacterized protein encodes MEKPWQCGDCGMGFNYPSELETHRRIHTGERPFTCSVCGKGFTKLSNLITHQHVHTDQRPFKCADCEKSFKSRKDLLIHQRTHTGERPFTCSVCGKGFTLSPHLLKHQLVHNDERPFKCSDCEKSFKSRKDLLIHERTHTGERPFTCSVCGKGFTRSSDLLKHQLVHTDQRPFKCSDCEKSFKSRKNLLSHHRTHTGERPFTCLECGKGFNDLSNLRTHHQVHSDQRPFKCADCEKKYKSRKNLLIHQCTHTGERPFSCSVCGMGFTQSSLLLSHQLVHTDQKPFKCADCEKSYKSRKNLLIHQRTHTGERPFTCSVCGKGFICSSQLLRHQRVHTGQRPYTCPVCDKKFTQSSHLTSHQLVHTDQKPLKCSDCEKRFKSKLNLLKHQRVHTETES; translated from the coding sequence atggagaaaccgtggcaatgtggggactgtgggatgggattcaattacccgtctgaattggaaactcatcgacgtattcacactggggaaaggccatttacctgctccgtgtgtgggaagggattcactaagctatccaacctcatcacacaccagcatgttcatactgaccagagaccatttaaatgtgctgactgtgagaagagctttaaaagcagaaaggatttactgatacatcaacgaactcacactggggagaggccgttcacctgctccgtgtgtgggaagggattcactctgtcacccCACCTCCTcaaacaccaacttgttcataatgatgagagaccgtttaaatgttctgactgtgagaagagctttaaaagcagaaaggatttactgatacaCGAACGtactcatactggggagaggccgttcacctgctcagtgtgtgggaagggattcactcggtcatccgaccTCCTGaaacatcaacttgttcacactgatcagagaccttttaaatgttctgactgtgaaaagagctttaaaagcagaaagaatTTACTGTCACATcaccgcactcacactggggagaggccattcacctgtctggaatgtgggaagggttttaatgatttgtcaaacctccggactcaccatcaggttcactctgaccagagaccgtttaaatgtgctgactgtgagaagaagtATAAAAGCAGAAAGAATTTACTGATCCATCaatgcactcacactggggagagaccattcagctgctccgtgtgtgggatgggatttactcagtcatcacTCCTCCTGAGCcatcaacttgttcatactgatcagaaaccttttaaatgtgctgactgtgagaagagctataaAAGCAGAAAGAATTTACTGatccatcaacgcactcacactggggagaggccattcacttgctccgtgtgtgggaagggattcatttgttcatcccagcttctgagacaccagcgagttcacactggacagagaccgtacacgtgccccgtatgtgacaagaaattcactcagtcatcccacctgacttcacaccaacttgttcacactgaccaGAAACCTttaaaatgttctgactgtgaaaagagatttaaaagtaaactgaatctgctgaaacaccagcgagttcacacggaaacagaatcatag